In Actinoplanes sp. NBC_00393, a single genomic region encodes these proteins:
- a CDS encoding ABC transporter ATP-binding protein has protein sequence MTDTSTPAIRLTGLRKTFGSVEAVAGIDLAIADGEFFSMLGPSGSGKTTVLRMIAGFELPTAGTVELGGRDVTRLAPFERDVNTVFQDYALFPHLTVMENVEYGLKVRKVAKRERRTRAEEALAKVRLEGFGDRKPAAMSGGQRQRVALARALVNQPKVLLLDEPLGALDLKLREQMQVELKAIQREVGITFVFVTHDQDEALTMSDRVAVFEHGRIAQIGTPEEVYEKPHSSFVAGFVGTSNVFTGDTAKALFSREGAFSVRPEKILLTADGEAGGGTPGTVAEVIYAGPVTRYVVDLDAGSRVVVVSQNVHNGAPLAARAQRVRLSWHDDHVVEIPSKDKETADA, from the coding sequence GTGACCGACACTTCTACCCCGGCCATCCGGCTCACCGGCCTGCGCAAAACGTTCGGCAGCGTCGAGGCGGTGGCCGGCATCGACCTGGCGATCGCCGACGGCGAGTTCTTCTCGATGCTCGGGCCCTCCGGCTCCGGCAAGACCACCGTCCTGCGGATGATCGCCGGCTTCGAGCTGCCCACCGCCGGGACGGTTGAGCTCGGTGGGCGCGACGTGACCCGCCTGGCCCCGTTCGAGCGCGACGTGAACACGGTCTTCCAGGACTACGCGCTGTTCCCGCACCTGACCGTGATGGAGAACGTGGAGTACGGACTGAAGGTCCGCAAGGTCGCCAAACGCGAGCGCCGGACCCGGGCCGAGGAGGCCCTGGCCAAGGTCCGCCTCGAGGGCTTCGGCGACCGCAAGCCGGCCGCCATGTCCGGCGGGCAGCGGCAGCGGGTCGCGCTGGCCCGCGCCCTGGTCAACCAGCCCAAGGTGCTGCTGCTCGACGAGCCGCTCGGCGCGCTCGACCTGAAACTGCGCGAGCAGATGCAGGTGGAGCTCAAGGCGATCCAGCGCGAGGTGGGCATCACGTTCGTCTTCGTCACGCACGACCAGGACGAGGCGCTCACCATGAGCGACCGCGTCGCGGTCTTCGAGCACGGCCGGATCGCCCAGATCGGTACGCCCGAGGAGGTGTACGAGAAGCCGCACAGCTCGTTCGTCGCCGGTTTCGTCGGCACCTCCAACGTGTTCACCGGCGACACCGCGAAGGCGCTGTTCTCGCGCGAGGGCGCCTTCTCCGTACGTCCGGAAAAGATCCTCCTGACGGCCGACGGCGAAGCCGGGGGCGGAACGCCCGGCACCGTGGCCGAAGTGATCTACGCAGGCCCGGTGACCAGGTATGTCGTCGATCTCGACGCCGGCAGCCGGGTCGTCGTCGTCTCGCAGAACGTCCACAACGGCGCCCCGCTCGCAGCTCGAGCCCAGCGGGTCCGCCTCAGCTGGCACGACGACCACGTCGTCGAGATCCCCTCGAAGGACAAGGAGACCGCGGATGCGTAG
- a CDS encoding FadR/GntR family transcriptional regulator: MGTDRGSVVFTPLDPHSRAETVVRRLTDAITFGLLTDAEQLPSEADLAAQFGVSRVTVREALVALRHRNLLETRRGRGGGSFVRAPADTVLRTRLSELSLPNLQDTGDHYVAIAGAAARLAAQRATPDDVQRIEEETTDRGWPVHRVERAFHLEVAAVAQSARLAREEVRFGTELGTLLWSPVLHGDDPGDPHAEHRAITVAISEGDDDRARRLTEEHIEKAVERLINLHLTLVEP; the protein is encoded by the coding sequence ATGGGGACGGACCGAGGCAGCGTGGTTTTCACACCACTCGACCCGCACAGCCGAGCCGAGACCGTGGTGCGGCGGCTCACCGACGCGATCACGTTCGGGTTGCTCACCGACGCCGAGCAACTCCCCAGCGAGGCCGACCTGGCCGCGCAGTTCGGCGTCTCCCGGGTCACCGTGCGGGAAGCCCTGGTCGCCCTGCGGCACCGCAACCTGCTGGAGACCCGGCGTGGCCGCGGTGGCGGCAGCTTTGTCCGGGCGCCCGCCGACACGGTGCTGCGGACCCGGCTGAGCGAGCTCAGCCTGCCGAACCTGCAGGACACCGGGGACCACTACGTGGCGATCGCGGGGGCCGCGGCCCGGCTCGCCGCGCAACGCGCCACCCCCGACGACGTGCAGCGCATCGAGGAGGAGACCACCGACCGGGGCTGGCCGGTGCACCGGGTCGAGCGTGCTTTTCACCTGGAGGTCGCGGCGGTCGCACAGTCCGCCCGGCTGGCCCGTGAGGAAGTACGATTCGGAACGGAGCTGGGCACGTTGCTCTGGTCACCGGTGCTGCACGGCGACGACCCCGGTGATCCGCACGCCGAGCACCGAGCGATCACGGTCGCGATTTCGGAAGGCGACGACGACCGGGCCCGGCGGCTCACCGAAGAACACATTGAGAAGGCCGTCGAGCGACTGATAAACCTGCATCTGACGTTGGTCGAGCCGTGA
- a CDS encoding AfsR/SARP family transcriptional regulator, translating to MHRPVQRPLHSPGRDMSGLRYAVLGPLCVWRDRQPVALGPLQQQVVLAVLLLQGGRPIGLDAMIDAVWGDAPPGSAVNLIQRHVSALRRCLEPKRLARATDSRLTWTTGGYRLVLTGDTLDLADFESAVQRAKTARDAGDIKTAAAELRDGLQLWRGPLCNGLSGPLLDAERDRLADRQLTVVQERIAFDLEVGADPALIDELRRLVADHPLRERLSELLMLALFRDGRRADALTVFQRVRRDLREELGVEPAPPLQRLHQRILAGDPELVPEAAQAPAGVKPPGAPVPAQLPHTPPDFVGREAELEHLDALLNGTAAVVAITGTAGVGKTTLAVTWAHRVREKFPDGQLYINLRGFDPTGPAVDPGRAVRGFLQAFAVPPDRLGPDVDEQAALFRSTLAGKRVLVVLDNARDADQIRPLLPGSDDSRTVVTSRNQLLSLVAIDGARTVPVGLMSDGEARHLLTRRIGAARVKAEPDRADEIIARCARLPLALSVVTARAAAHPHFSLAAVAQELDQARGRLDVFDAGDLATDVRAVFACSYRRLSPDGARLFRLLGLHSGPEISALAAAGLAGEPVASVTARLGELARAHLITERAPGRFALHDLLRAYAAELTEAQESPSERRAALRRVLDHYLHTAYAADRMLNAHRDDPITLEPAASGVRAGSPAHHQAALAWFSAEEPVLQAMLRQAVREGLDTYAWQLAWTLTQFMDRECHWHDAAVVQEEALRATMRLGDPRGEAVIRGCLAYAYIRLNRFEEACQHLLAALARYERLGEHTGMGHVHRTIAWILDCQGRYREALPEVHTALELFRAGGHRTGEARALNAIGWFHSRLGEHEAALDYCSRGLSLLREIGDRFDEGDTLDSMGRAYHQLGRYDRAAACYREAIELYAEFGDRYDEGDALAALGDAHAGAGDRDGARRAWTRAVQILDDLRHPDADAVRARLTDPGGRSRP from the coding sequence TTGCACCGGCCGGTACAGCGACCGCTGCACTCCCCGGGCCGGGACATGAGCGGGCTGCGCTACGCCGTCCTCGGCCCGCTCTGCGTCTGGCGGGATCGGCAGCCGGTCGCCCTGGGCCCGTTGCAGCAGCAGGTCGTGCTGGCCGTGCTTCTGCTGCAGGGCGGCCGTCCGATCGGACTGGACGCGATGATCGACGCGGTGTGGGGCGACGCCCCGCCGGGCTCGGCCGTCAACCTGATCCAGCGGCACGTCTCGGCGCTGCGCCGCTGCTTGGAGCCGAAGCGGCTCGCACGCGCCACCGACAGCCGGCTGACCTGGACGACCGGCGGCTACCGGCTGGTTCTCACCGGCGACACCCTGGACCTCGCCGACTTCGAATCTGCGGTGCAGCGCGCGAAGACCGCCCGCGACGCCGGTGACATCAAGACGGCGGCGGCGGAGCTGCGCGACGGCTTGCAGCTGTGGCGCGGTCCGCTGTGCAACGGCCTGTCCGGCCCGCTGCTCGACGCCGAGCGGGACCGGCTTGCCGACCGGCAGCTCACGGTGGTCCAGGAGCGCATCGCGTTCGATCTGGAGGTCGGCGCAGATCCGGCCCTGATCGACGAGCTGCGCCGCCTTGTCGCCGATCATCCGCTGCGCGAACGGCTCTCCGAGCTGCTCATGCTGGCCCTCTTCCGGGACGGGCGCCGGGCCGACGCCCTCACCGTGTTCCAACGGGTCCGCCGGGACCTGCGCGAGGAACTCGGCGTCGAACCCGCGCCCCCGCTGCAACGCCTGCACCAGCGCATCCTCGCCGGCGACCCGGAGCTGGTGCCGGAAGCCGCGCAGGCGCCGGCCGGCGTCAAGCCGCCCGGTGCCCCGGTGCCGGCACAGCTACCGCACACGCCACCGGACTTCGTCGGGCGCGAAGCCGAGCTGGAACACCTCGACGCGCTGCTGAACGGCACGGCCGCCGTCGTCGCGATCACCGGCACCGCCGGCGTCGGCAAGACCACCCTGGCGGTGACCTGGGCTCATCGGGTACGCGAGAAGTTCCCCGACGGCCAGCTCTACATCAACCTGCGCGGGTTCGACCCGACCGGCCCGGCCGTCGATCCCGGCCGGGCGGTCCGCGGCTTCCTGCAGGCGTTCGCCGTGCCACCCGACCGGCTCGGCCCGGACGTGGACGAGCAGGCGGCGCTGTTCCGCAGCACCCTCGCGGGCAAGCGGGTCCTCGTCGTCCTGGACAACGCGCGCGACGCCGACCAGATCCGGCCGCTGCTGCCCGGGTCGGACGACAGTCGTACCGTCGTCACCAGCCGAAATCAGCTGCTCAGCCTGGTGGCGATCGACGGCGCCCGTACCGTGCCGGTGGGTCTGATGTCGGACGGCGAGGCGCGGCACCTGCTGACCCGCCGCATCGGCGCGGCGCGGGTGAAGGCCGAGCCGGACCGGGCCGATGAGATCATCGCGCGCTGCGCCCGGCTGCCCCTGGCGCTGTCGGTGGTGACCGCGCGGGCCGCCGCCCATCCGCACTTCTCGCTGGCGGCGGTGGCGCAGGAACTGGACCAGGCGCGCGGCCGGCTCGACGTCTTCGATGCCGGTGATCTCGCCACCGACGTGCGCGCCGTGTTCGCCTGCTCGTACCGGCGGCTGAGCCCGGACGGCGCGCGCCTGTTCCGGCTGCTGGGCCTGCACTCGGGGCCGGAGATCTCGGCGCTGGCCGCGGCCGGGCTGGCCGGGGAGCCGGTCGCCTCGGTCACCGCGCGGCTCGGCGAGCTGGCCCGGGCCCATCTGATCACCGAACGGGCGCCCGGCCGGTTCGCTCTGCACGACCTACTCCGGGCGTACGCGGCCGAGCTCACCGAAGCACAGGAGTCACCCTCGGAACGGCGTGCGGCCCTGCGTCGGGTCCTCGACCACTATCTGCACACGGCGTACGCCGCCGACCGGATGCTCAACGCCCACCGCGACGACCCGATCACGCTGGAACCCGCCGCGTCCGGGGTCCGGGCCGGGTCGCCGGCCCATCACCAGGCCGCGCTCGCCTGGTTCAGCGCCGAGGAACCGGTGCTGCAGGCCATGCTGCGCCAGGCGGTCCGCGAAGGGCTCGACACCTACGCCTGGCAACTGGCGTGGACGCTGACCCAGTTCATGGACCGGGAGTGCCACTGGCACGACGCAGCCGTGGTGCAGGAGGAGGCGCTGCGGGCGACGATGCGCCTCGGCGATCCGCGCGGCGAGGCGGTGATCCGGGGGTGTCTGGCGTACGCGTACATCCGTTTGAACCGCTTCGAAGAAGCGTGCCAGCATCTGCTGGCCGCGCTCGCCCGCTATGAACGCCTCGGCGAACACACCGGGATGGGGCACGTGCATCGCACCATCGCCTGGATCCTCGACTGCCAGGGCCGCTACCGGGAGGCGCTGCCGGAGGTCCACACGGCACTGGAGCTCTTCCGGGCGGGCGGCCACCGGACCGGGGAGGCCCGGGCGCTCAACGCCATCGGATGGTTCCACTCCCGGCTGGGCGAACACGAGGCAGCGCTGGACTACTGCTCCCGCGGCCTGTCCCTGCTGCGCGAGATCGGCGACCGGTTCGACGAGGGCGACACCCTGGACAGCATGGGACGTGCGTACCACCAGCTGGGCCGCTACGACCGGGCCGCGGCCTGCTACCGCGAGGCGATCGAGCTGTACGCCGAGTTCGGCGACCGCTACGACGAGGGCGACGCCCTGGCCGCCCTCGGCGACGCCCACGCCGGAGCCGGCGACCGCGACGGCGCCCGGCGCGCCTGGACCCGCGCGGTGCAGATCCTCGACGACCTCCGGCACCCGGACGCGGACGCCGTCCGGGCCCGTCTCACGGATCCAGGCGGCCGCTCGCGGCCGTGA
- a CDS encoding AfsR/SARP family transcriptional regulator: MTEQRPLLMARFLGGFRVTVDDVAVDTGPRRRARQMLAYLLANRRAPVPRDVLADTFWPDAEPEAARNNLHVTLSYIRRALRAAHPGVAVERRFEAYRIAGTATIWTDVEQFARHRSDGAQADRHGDRSAAMRDYEAACQLYDGDFLADDPYAEWAVPVREAVRLDVIDVHARLVEWYVEQRALGPATMLARRLLEIDPCNEAAHQRLMWCYAATGQRHLALSQYHRLVELLWKSLRVPPSARTTELFRELCHPRPERGTRLAS; this comes from the coding sequence ATGACCGAGCAGCGGCCGTTGTTGATGGCCCGCTTCCTGGGCGGATTCCGGGTGACGGTCGACGATGTCGCGGTGGACACCGGACCGCGCCGGCGGGCCCGCCAGATGCTGGCCTACCTGCTCGCCAACCGCCGGGCGCCGGTGCCGCGCGACGTGCTCGCCGACACCTTCTGGCCGGACGCCGAGCCGGAGGCGGCCCGCAACAACCTGCACGTCACGCTGAGCTACATCCGGCGGGCGCTGCGGGCTGCGCATCCCGGGGTGGCGGTCGAGCGGCGCTTCGAGGCCTACCGGATCGCGGGTACGGCGACGATCTGGACCGATGTCGAACAGTTCGCCCGGCACCGGTCGGACGGCGCGCAGGCCGACCGGCACGGTGACCGGAGTGCGGCGATGCGCGACTACGAAGCCGCCTGCCAGCTCTACGACGGTGACTTCCTCGCCGACGACCCGTACGCGGAATGGGCGGTGCCGGTCCGCGAGGCCGTGCGGCTGGACGTGATCGACGTGCACGCCCGCCTGGTCGAGTGGTACGTCGAGCAGCGCGCCCTCGGCCCGGCGACCATGCTGGCGCGGCGCCTGCTGGAGATCGACCCGTGCAACGAGGCGGCGCACCAGCGGCTCATGTGGTGCTACGCGGCGACCGGGCAGCGGCACCTCGCCCTGTCGCAGTACCACCGGCTCGTCGAGCTGCTGTGGAAGTCCCTGCGCGTGCCGCCGTCGGCGCGGACCACCGAGCTGTTCCGGGAACTGTGCCATCCACGGCCGGAGCGCGGCACCCGGCTTGCGTCCTGA